From Pseudomonas sp. stari2, a single genomic window includes:
- the macA gene encoding macrolide transporter subunit MacA, translating to MEQSKLRKVGLGIALTLVAGLVFYTVQAPAEAPQYLTATVERGDIENAVLATGLLEGIKQVDVGAQVSGQLKSLKVKVGDKVKKGQWLAEIDPLVLQNTLRQAQVDEENLQAQRRATQAQLRQTKAIYERYQNLQEDASISRQDFETAQSNYEVQQANLLSLDAQIKSAHIQIDTAKVNLAYTRIVAPIDGDVVGIVTQEGQTVIANQLAPILLKLADLDTMTVKAQVSEADVIHIAPGQEVYFTILGEDKRYYGKLRGTEPAPQNFLETPPAGTPKQNTAVFYNALFDVPNPDHRLRISMTAQVRVVLDTAKSVLTIPVAALGPRNNDGSFPVRVLDAKGQAQSRNVQTGINNNVKVQVNDGLAEGDRVVIGDPVAKVAGA from the coding sequence ATGGAACAGTCGAAGTTGCGCAAAGTCGGTCTGGGAATCGCGTTGACGCTGGTGGCCGGGTTGGTGTTCTACACGGTGCAGGCACCGGCCGAAGCACCGCAGTACCTGACCGCCACGGTTGAACGCGGTGACATTGAAAATGCGGTGCTGGCCACCGGATTGCTGGAGGGCATCAAGCAGGTGGACGTCGGTGCCCAAGTCTCGGGGCAGTTGAAGTCGCTCAAGGTCAAGGTCGGCGACAAGGTCAAGAAGGGCCAGTGGCTGGCGGAAATCGACCCGCTGGTGCTGCAGAACACCTTGCGTCAGGCGCAGGTCGACGAGGAAAACCTGCAAGCCCAGCGCCGGGCGACCCAGGCTCAGTTGCGCCAGACCAAGGCAATCTACGAGCGCTATCAGAACCTGCAGGAGGACGCGTCGATCTCGCGGCAGGATTTCGAAACCGCGCAATCGAACTACGAGGTACAGCAGGCCAACCTGTTATCGCTGGATGCGCAAATCAAGAGCGCACATATCCAGATCGACACTGCCAAGGTCAATCTGGCCTACACGCGGATCGTCGCGCCCATCGACGGCGACGTGGTGGGTATCGTCACCCAGGAAGGCCAGACCGTGATCGCCAACCAACTGGCGCCGATCCTGTTGAAACTGGCGGACCTGGACACCATGACCGTCAAGGCTCAGGTGTCGGAGGCCGATGTCATTCACATTGCGCCGGGGCAGGAGGTCTATTTCACCATTCTCGGCGAGGACAAGCGTTATTACGGCAAGCTGCGCGGCACTGAGCCGGCGCCGCAGAACTTCCTCGAAACCCCGCCCGCCGGCACGCCGAAACAGAACACGGCGGTGTTCTACAACGCGCTGTTCGACGTGCCCAATCCCGATCACCGCTTGCGCATCTCCATGACGGCTCAGGTGCGGGTGGTGCTCGATACCGCCAAATCGGTGTTGACGATTCCGGTGGCCGCGCTGGGCCCGCGCAACAACGACGGCAGTTTTCCGGTGCGGGTGCTGGACGCCAAGGGCCAGGCGCAGTCGCGCAACGTACAGACCGGGATCAACAACAACGTCAAGGTGCAGGTCAACGACGGTCTGGCCGAAGGTGACCGGGTGGTGATCGGTGATCCGGTGGCGAAAGTGGCAGGGGCATGA
- the proP gene encoding glycine betaine/L-proline transporter ProP: MEPKENVSPIGLKDITIVDDAKMRKAITAAALGNAMEWFDFGVYGFVAYVLGKVFFPGADPGVQMIAALATFSVPFLIRPLGGLFFGALGDKYGRQKVLAATIVIMSLSTFAIGLIPSYASIGIWAPILLLLAKMAQGFSVGGEYTGASIFVAEYAPDRKRGFLGSWLDFGSIAGFVLGAGVVVLISTIIGEEKFQEWGWRLPFFLALPLGMIGLYLRHALEETPAFQQHVEKLEQGDREGLAGGPKVSFKEVATKHWRSLMTCIGVVAATNVTYYMLLTYMPSYLSHNLHYSENRGVLIIIAIMVGMLFVQPAIGFISDKIGRRPFIIFGSIGLFILAIPAFMLINSGKIGLIFSGLLILAVVLNFFIGVMASTLPAMFPTHIRYSALASAFNVSVLIAGVTPTVVAWLVESTQNLYMPAYYLMVTAIIGLITGVTMKETANKPLRGAAPAASDIEEAKELLQEHHDNIEQKIEDIDAEIAALEAKREHLVQQHPRIE; this comes from the coding sequence ATGGAACCAAAGGAAAACGTCAGCCCGATCGGACTGAAAGACATCACCATTGTCGACGACGCCAAGATGCGCAAAGCCATTACGGCCGCTGCACTGGGCAACGCGATGGAGTGGTTCGACTTCGGCGTCTACGGCTTCGTTGCCTACGTGCTGGGCAAGGTCTTCTTCCCCGGCGCCGATCCCGGCGTACAGATGATCGCGGCACTGGCAACCTTCTCGGTGCCGTTCCTGATCCGGCCGCTGGGCGGACTGTTCTTCGGTGCGCTGGGGGACAAGTACGGACGGCAGAAAGTTCTCGCGGCGACCATCGTGATCATGTCGCTCAGCACCTTTGCCATCGGGTTGATCCCGTCCTATGCCTCGATCGGCATCTGGGCACCGATCCTTCTGCTGCTGGCGAAAATGGCCCAGGGATTTTCGGTCGGAGGCGAATACACCGGTGCTTCGATTTTCGTGGCTGAGTACGCGCCGGATCGCAAACGCGGTTTCCTCGGCAGCTGGCTGGACTTCGGTTCCATCGCCGGTTTCGTCCTCGGCGCCGGCGTGGTGGTGTTGATTTCCACGATCATCGGCGAAGAAAAATTCCAGGAATGGGGCTGGCGCCTGCCCTTCTTCCTCGCCTTGCCGCTGGGCATGATCGGTCTCTACCTGCGCCATGCGCTCGAAGAAACCCCCGCGTTTCAGCAGCATGTCGAAAAGCTTGAACAAGGTGACCGCGAAGGCCTGGCCGGCGGCCCGAAAGTGTCGTTCAAGGAAGTCGCCACCAAACACTGGCGCAGCCTGATGACCTGCATCGGCGTGGTGGCGGCAACCAACGTCACCTACTACATGCTGCTCACCTATATGCCGAGCTACCTGTCGCACAACTTGCACTACAGCGAAAATCGCGGGGTGCTGATCATCATCGCGATCATGGTCGGCATGCTGTTCGTGCAGCCTGCGATCGGTTTCATCAGCGACAAGATCGGCCGTCGTCCCTTCATCATCTTCGGCAGCATCGGTCTGTTCATCCTCGCCATTCCCGCGTTCATGCTGATCAACAGCGGCAAGATCGGCCTGATCTTTTCCGGCCTGCTGATACTGGCCGTGGTACTCAACTTTTTCATTGGTGTCATGGCCTCTACGCTGCCGGCGATGTTCCCGACTCACATTCGCTACAGCGCGCTGGCCAGTGCCTTCAACGTCTCGGTGCTGATCGCCGGTGTGACGCCGACCGTCGTCGCCTGGCTGGTGGAAAGCACCCAGAACCTGTACATGCCGGCCTATTACCTGATGGTGACCGCCATCATCGGGCTGATCACCGGTGTGACCATGAAGGAAACCGCCAACAAACCGCTACGCGGCGCAGCACCTGCGGCCTCCGATATCGAAGAAGCCAAGGAACTGCTGCAGGAACACCACGACAACATCGAACAGAAGATCGAAGACATCGACGCCGAAATCGCCGCGCTGGAGGCCAAACGCGAGCACCTTGTGCAGCAGCACCCGCGAATCGAATAA
- the glcE gene encoding glycolate oxidase subunit GlcE — MVREKDVDDSAALLNQVNRALQDATPLRIQGANSKAFLGRVVAGEILDTRTHRGIVSYDPTELVVTARCGTPLSELLAVLDASQQMLPCEPPAFADDATVGGMIASGLSGPRRPWSGSVRDFVLGTRIITGHGKHLRFGGEVMKNVAGYDLSRLMAGSYGSLGVITEVSLKVLPKPRECLSISLEMDSERALQRLAEWGQQPLPISAACHDGQRLHLRLEGGEGSVAAARDRLGGELLDGTYWADLNEQRLDFFDEDQPLWRLSVPNNTPLLALAGEQMLDWGGAQRWLKSGAEAALIRQVVSAVGGHATCYSHGLIDAPFHPLPPALLHYHRRLKQQLDPRGIFNPGRLYAEL; from the coding sequence ATGGTCCGAGAAAAGGATGTCGACGACAGCGCCGCGCTGCTCAATCAGGTCAATCGGGCGTTGCAGGACGCCACGCCCTTGCGGATTCAGGGCGCCAACAGCAAGGCGTTTCTGGGGCGGGTCGTTGCCGGAGAAATCCTCGACACTCGCACTCATCGCGGCATCGTCAGCTACGACCCGACGGAACTGGTGGTCACCGCACGTTGCGGCACACCGCTGAGCGAACTGCTGGCGGTACTGGATGCGTCACAACAGATGTTGCCATGCGAACCACCGGCCTTCGCCGACGATGCGACGGTGGGCGGGATGATCGCCAGCGGACTGTCGGGCCCGAGGCGGCCGTGGTCGGGGTCGGTTCGGGATTTCGTGCTGGGTACGCGGATCATCACGGGTCATGGCAAGCACCTGCGCTTTGGCGGTGAAGTCATGAAAAACGTCGCCGGTTATGACCTGTCGCGGCTGATGGCCGGCAGTTACGGTTCGCTGGGAGTGATTACCGAGGTCTCACTCAAGGTCCTGCCCAAACCCCGTGAGTGCCTGAGCATCAGCCTGGAAATGGACAGCGAGCGTGCCTTGCAGCGCCTGGCGGAATGGGGCCAACAACCGTTGCCGATCAGCGCCGCCTGCCACGATGGGCAGCGTCTGCACTTGCGTCTGGAAGGTGGCGAAGGCTCGGTGGCGGCGGCCCGTGATCGGCTCGGTGGCGAACTGCTCGATGGGACTTATTGGGCAGATCTGAATGAACAGCGCCTGGACTTTTTCGACGAGGACCAGCCCCTGTGGCGCCTGTCGGTGCCGAACAACACCCCGCTGCTGGCCTTGGCCGGTGAACAAATGCTCGACTGGGGCGGCGCACAGCGGTGGCTAAAATCAGGCGCCGAAGCTGCTCTGATTCGCCAGGTGGTTTCGGCTGTTGGCGGCCATGCTACCTGCTACAGCCATGGCTTGATCGACGCGCCGTTTCATCCGCTGCCACCCGCCCTCCTGCACTATCACCGTCGCCTCAAGCAACAACTCGACCCCCGGGGCATCTTCAACCCCGGTCGTCTGTACGCGGAGCTTTGA
- a CDS encoding helix-turn-helix transcriptional regulator, with amino-acid sequence MNSQLFPHIGKVIASTGSRHFPRMLHDLILTQLAVDATHIRQMRVEPVGRTQPRGEPECIKEAPLPAETVYSELSTLPSANDLPAPEPSTVTDASQLHLTRRKDGYRYVISVYRCGPAKRFSAHERSLLQDISPVLLPMVEKHINALQPANTDAQGQSQEQSDSNLLGLETLRLRFCERVEQLGLSLSNREMEVCVGLLAGRTAPELAEQLQLKVNTVESYLKRAAIKLGISGRHSLMRWMYSPKDCPAACGPSNAA; translated from the coding sequence ATGAACTCACAGCTGTTTCCTCACATTGGCAAGGTCATCGCCAGCACTGGCAGCCGACATTTCCCACGGATGCTGCACGACCTGATCCTGACCCAACTGGCGGTGGACGCCACGCATATCCGGCAGATGCGCGTGGAACCGGTCGGACGCACGCAACCGCGCGGCGAACCCGAATGCATCAAGGAAGCGCCACTGCCGGCTGAAACGGTGTATTCCGAACTGAGCACCCTGCCGAGTGCCAATGATTTGCCCGCTCCCGAGCCCTCGACGGTCACCGACGCCTCGCAATTGCACCTGACCCGGCGCAAGGACGGTTATCGCTATGTGATCTCGGTCTACCGTTGTGGCCCGGCAAAACGCTTCTCCGCTCATGAGCGCAGTTTGTTGCAGGACATTTCCCCGGTGCTGCTGCCGATGGTGGAAAAACACATCAACGCCCTGCAACCGGCAAACACTGACGCCCAGGGACAATCCCAGGAACAATCAGATTCCAACCTGCTGGGCCTGGAAACCCTGCGCCTGCGCTTTTGCGAACGAGTGGAGCAACTGGGGTTGAGCCTGTCGAACCGCGAAATGGAAGTGTGTGTCGGTCTGCTGGCCGGGCGCACCGCGCCTGAACTGGCTGAACAGTTGCAACTGAAGGTCAACACCGTCGAAAGCTACCTCAAACGCGCAGCTATCAAACTGGGCATCAGCGGACGTCACTCGCTGATGCGCTGGATGTATTCGCCGAAGGACTGCCCGGCAGCCTGCGGCCCTTCGAACGCGGCCTAA
- the glcD gene encoding glycolate oxidase subunit GlcD yields MNILYDEQIDGALPDVDKAALLQVLQTRWPALEILHQREDLAPYECDGLSAYRTTPLLVVLPRHPDEVLGILRTCHEMNVPVVARGAGTGLSGGALPLEKGVLLVMARFNNILHIDPAARTARVQPGVRNLAISQAAAPFGLYYAPDPSSQIACSIGGNVAENAGGVHCLKYGLTVHNLLKVEILTVEGEHLTLGSDALDSPGFDLLALFTGSEGLLGVITEVTVKLLPKPQTAKVLLAAFDSVENAGRAVGDIIAAGIIPGGLEMMDNLAIRAAEDFIHAGYPVDAEAILLCELDGVEADVHDDCIRVRQVLENAGATQVRQARDEAERVRFWAGRKNAFPAVGRLSPDYYCMDGTIPRRELPGVLQAIAQLSGEYGLRVANVFHAGDGNMHPLILFDANQPGELERAETLGGKILELCVKVGGSITGEHGVGREKINQMCAQFNNDELTLFHSVKAAFDPGGLLNSGKNIPTLHRCAEFGAMHIHAGQLPFPELERF; encoded by the coding sequence ATGAACATTCTCTACGACGAACAGATCGACGGCGCCCTGCCGGACGTCGATAAAGCCGCGCTGTTGCAGGTGCTGCAAACCCGGTGGCCGGCACTGGAAATCCTGCATCAGCGCGAGGATCTCGCCCCGTACGAATGCGACGGTTTGTCCGCCTATCGCACCACCCCGCTGCTGGTGGTTTTGCCCCGGCATCCGGATGAGGTGCTGGGCATTTTGCGCACCTGCCATGAGATGAACGTGCCGGTGGTGGCCCGGGGTGCCGGCACCGGATTGTCCGGCGGCGCGTTGCCGCTGGAAAAAGGTGTGCTGCTGGTGATGGCGCGCTTCAACAACATTCTGCACATCGATCCGGCCGCCCGCACCGCGCGGGTTCAGCCCGGCGTGCGCAATCTGGCGATATCCCAGGCTGCCGCTCCGTTCGGCCTGTATTACGCGCCGGATCCTTCCTCGCAGATCGCCTGTTCCATCGGTGGCAATGTGGCGGAAAATGCTGGCGGCGTGCATTGCCTCAAGTACGGCCTGACCGTGCACAACCTGCTCAAGGTCGAGATCCTGACCGTCGAGGGCGAACACCTCACGCTCGGCTCCGATGCGCTCGACTCTCCGGGTTTCGACTTGCTGGCGCTGTTCACCGGTTCCGAAGGCCTGCTGGGTGTGATCACCGAAGTCACGGTCAAACTGCTGCCCAAGCCACAAACCGCCAAAGTTTTGCTGGCCGCGTTCGATTCCGTGGAAAATGCCGGCCGCGCGGTGGGCGATATCATCGCCGCCGGCATCATTCCTGGAGGCCTGGAAATGATGGACAACCTGGCGATCCGCGCCGCCGAAGACTTCATCCACGCCGGGTACCCGGTGGACGCCGAAGCCATTTTGCTCTGTGAACTCGATGGCGTGGAGGCCGACGTCCACGATGACTGCATCCGCGTGCGCCAAGTGTTGGAAAACGCCGGAGCGACGCAAGTACGTCAGGCCAGAGACGAAGCCGAGCGCGTACGATTCTGGGCCGGCCGCAAGAATGCCTTCCCGGCCGTGGGCCGTTTATCGCCGGATTATTACTGCATGGACGGCACCATCCCGCGCCGCGAACTGCCCGGTGTGTTGCAGGCCATTGCGCAGTTGTCTGGCGAATATGGCCTTCGAGTGGCGAACGTGTTTCATGCCGGCGACGGCAACATGCACCCGTTGATCCTGTTCGACGCCAATCAACCCGGCGAGCTGGAACGCGCCGAAACCCTGGGAGGCAAGATTCTCGAATTGTGCGTAAAGGTCGGCGGCAGCATCACCGGCGAGCACGGCGTGGGCCGGGAGAAAATCAATCAGATGTGCGCGCAGTTCAACAACGATGAGCTGACCCTGTTTCACTCCGTCAAAGCGGCGTTCGATCCCGGCGGTCTGCTCAATTCGGGCAAGAACATCCCGACGTTGCACCGCTGCGCCGAATTCGGCGCCATGCATATTCATGCCGGGCAACTGCCCTTTCCCGAGCTGGAGCGTTTCTGA
- a CDS encoding MacB family efflux pump subunit, which translates to MTEPLLQLTGISRSFTAGDREFLALKNIDLTINAGEMVAIIGASGSGKSTLMNILGCLDYATAGSYKINGRETRDLDNQALAELRRDYFGFIFQRYHLLPHLSAMHNVEMPAIYAGTPEPQRHARARELLARLGLEGHLTHRPSQLSGGQQQRVSIARALMNGGEVILADEPTGALDTTSGEEVMRILLELHAAGHTVILVTHDPKVAANAERIIEVSDGEILSDRRNERDTTALTNEDAVPPKSTAARRLVASLGLFKEAFNMAWVALISHRMRTLLTMLGIVIGITSVVSISAIGEGAKRYVLKDIQAIGSNTIDIYSGTSFGDSRSAAIETLVPADVTALNQLYYVDSATPVVGRNLLLRYRNIDLDAQVNGVSDLYFQVRGIKMESGIPFSESDARRQAQVAVIDHNTRHRLFGEGVDPLGQVILIGNLPCTVIGVAAENKNIFSSSKSLNVWVPYETAAGRLLGQRYLDSISVRIKDGQPSKVVEDNVNKLMLQRHGTKDFFTNNLDSVMQTVQKTSRSLALLLSLIAVISLVVGGIGVMNIMLVSVTERTREIGIRMAVGARQSDIRQQFLVEAVMVCLLGGAIGISLSYAIGHLFSLFIKEWEMVFSMTSVLTAVLCSTLIGIVFGFVPARNASRLDPIEALARD; encoded by the coding sequence ATGACCGAACCTCTGCTGCAACTGACCGGCATCAGCCGTAGTTTCACCGCTGGTGATCGTGAATTTCTGGCGTTGAAGAATATCGACCTGACGATCAATGCCGGGGAAATGGTGGCGATTATCGGCGCCTCGGGCTCCGGCAAATCGACCCTGATGAACATCCTCGGCTGCCTCGACTACGCCACGGCCGGCAGCTACAAGATCAACGGCCGGGAAACCCGTGATCTGGACAATCAGGCGCTGGCCGAACTGCGTCGCGACTATTTCGGCTTCATCTTCCAGCGCTATCACTTGCTGCCGCACCTGAGCGCGATGCACAACGTCGAAATGCCGGCGATCTACGCCGGCACGCCAGAGCCGCAGCGCCACGCCCGGGCCCGTGAGCTGTTGGCGCGTCTGGGACTGGAAGGGCACCTGACGCACCGCCCCAGCCAGCTCTCCGGCGGTCAGCAGCAGCGGGTGAGTATTGCCCGAGCCTTGATGAATGGCGGTGAAGTGATCCTCGCCGACGAGCCCACCGGCGCCCTCGACACCACCAGTGGCGAGGAGGTGATGCGCATTCTGCTGGAGCTGCACGCGGCCGGGCACACAGTGATTCTGGTGACTCACGATCCCAAGGTCGCGGCCAACGCCGAGCGCATCATTGAAGTCAGCGACGGCGAGATCCTCAGTGACCGCCGCAACGAGCGCGACACCACGGCGCTGACCAATGAGGACGCGGTGCCGCCCAAGTCCACCGCAGCACGGCGTCTGGTGGCCAGTCTCGGGTTGTTCAAGGAAGCGTTCAACATGGCCTGGGTCGCACTGATCTCCCATCGCATGCGCACCTTGCTGACCATGCTCGGGATCGTCATCGGCATCACCTCGGTGGTGTCGATTTCGGCCATCGGCGAAGGGGCCAAGCGTTATGTCTTGAAAGACATTCAGGCCATCGGCAGCAACACCATCGATATCTATTCCGGCACCAGTTTCGGTGACAGTCGATCGGCGGCCATCGAAACCCTGGTGCCGGCGGATGTGACGGCACTCAATCAACTCTATTACGTTGACAGCGCTACGCCGGTGGTCGGGCGCAATCTGTTGCTGCGTTACCGCAACATCGACCTCGATGCGCAGGTCAACGGCGTTAGCGACCTGTACTTCCAGGTGCGCGGAATCAAGATGGAGTCAGGCATCCCGTTCAGTGAAAGCGATGCCCGGCGTCAGGCGCAGGTGGCGGTGATCGATCACAACACTCGCCATCGGTTGTTCGGGGAGGGCGTCGATCCGCTAGGGCAGGTGATCCTGATCGGCAATCTGCCGTGCACCGTGATCGGTGTGGCGGCGGAGAACAAGAACATCTTCTCGTCGAGCAAGTCGCTAAACGTCTGGGTGCCCTACGAAACCGCAGCCGGACGGCTGTTGGGCCAGCGCTATCTGGACAGCATCAGTGTACGGATCAAGGACGGCCAGCCGAGCAAAGTGGTGGAAGACAACGTCAACAAGTTGATGCTGCAGCGTCACGGCACCAAGGACTTCTTCACCAACAACCTCGACAGCGTGATGCAGACCGTTCAGAAAACCAGCCGCTCACTGGCCTTGCTGCTGTCCCTGATTGCGGTGATCTCCCTGGTAGTGGGCGGTATCGGCGTGATGAACATCATGCTGGTGTCGGTCACCGAGCGTACCCGTGAGATCGGTATCCGCATGGCGGTCGGGGCGCGGCAGTCGGACATCCGTCAGCAGTTTCTGGTGGAGGCGGTGATGGTCTGTCTGCTGGGTGGCGCTATCGGTATCTCATTGAGTTACGCCATTGGCCATCTGTTCTCGCTGTTCATCAAGGAATGGGAAATGGTGTTCTCGATGACCTCGGTGCTCACGGCTGTGCTTTGCTCGACCCTGATCGGCATCGTGTTCGGCTTCGTGCCGGCCCGCAATGCGTCGCGGCTCGATCCGATCGAGGCGCTGGCCCGGGATTGA
- the glcF gene encoding glycolate oxidase subunit GlcF has product MQTTFSEEARQLPRAEEAESILRTCVHCGFCNATCPTYQLLGDELDGPRGRIYLIKQVLEGNEVTRKTQLHLDRCLSCRNCETTCPSGVDYHNLLDIGRAVVDAAVPRPIGQRLLRGGLRAVAPNASLFKGLLGTGQIFRALLPETLQTKLPRSTSATECRPVTRHARQVLMLEGCVQPGLSPNTNAAAARVLDRLGIGITRALNAGCCGAVDYHLDAQANGLERARRNIDAWWPAIEQGAEAIVQTASGCGAFIKDYGHLLCSDPAYAEKAKAVSALAKDLVEVLREEPLESLGIHADQRLAFHCPCTLQHAQRLGGAVESVLTRLGFNLTTVPDAHLCCGSAGTYSITQPALARQLRDQKLNALESGHPDVIATANIGCQAHLDGAGRTPVRHWIELVDAAMPLVSDA; this is encoded by the coding sequence ATGCAAACCACTTTCAGCGAAGAGGCTCGGCAACTGCCACGCGCCGAAGAAGCCGAAAGCATCCTGCGCACCTGCGTGCACTGCGGTTTCTGCAACGCGACCTGCCCGACCTATCAGTTGCTCGGCGATGAACTAGATGGCCCACGGGGACGCATCTACCTGATCAAGCAAGTGCTGGAAGGCAACGAGGTCACCCGCAAAACCCAACTGCATCTGGATCGTTGCCTGTCCTGCCGCAATTGCGAAACCACCTGCCCCTCGGGGGTGGATTACCACAACCTGCTCGATATCGGCCGCGCCGTCGTTGATGCCGCCGTACCGCGACCCATCGGCCAACGCTTGTTGCGAGGAGGTTTGCGCGCAGTGGCACCCAATGCCTCTCTGTTCAAGGGATTGCTCGGTACTGGCCAGATCTTCCGCGCGCTACTGCCCGAGACTCTGCAAACCAAACTGCCGCGCAGCACTTCTGCAACCGAGTGCCGTCCGGTAACCCGGCATGCCCGCCAGGTGTTGATGCTTGAAGGCTGCGTGCAACCGGGTCTGTCGCCCAACACCAACGCGGCGGCGGCACGGGTGCTGGATCGACTGGGGATCGGCATTACTCGGGCGCTGAATGCCGGCTGCTGCGGCGCCGTGGACTATCACCTCGATGCCCAGGCCAATGGACTTGAGCGCGCCCGCAGGAATATCGACGCCTGGTGGCCGGCCATCGAACAAGGCGCCGAAGCGATCGTGCAGACTGCCAGCGGTTGTGGTGCGTTCATCAAGGATTACGGGCACCTGCTGTGCAGCGACCCGGCCTATGCCGAGAAGGCGAAAGCCGTCAGTGCACTGGCGAAAGATCTGGTGGAAGTACTGCGTGAGGAACCGCTCGAGTCCCTTGGCATTCATGCCGATCAGCGCTTGGCTTTCCACTGCCCCTGCACCTTGCAACATGCACAGAGACTCGGCGGCGCGGTGGAGTCGGTGCTGACCCGGCTGGGCTTCAATCTCACGACCGTGCCGGACGCCCATCTGTGCTGTGGCTCAGCGGGCACCTATTCGATAACGCAACCGGCGCTGGCCCGGCAACTGCGCGACCAAAAGCTCAATGCACTGGAAAGCGGCCATCCGGATGTCATCGCTACCGCCAATATTGGCTGCCAGGCACACCTCGACGGCGCTGGACGCACACCGGTCAGGCACTGGATCGAATTGGTGGATGCCGCGATGCCCTTGGTGAGCGACGCGTAG
- the yghU gene encoding glutathione-dependent disulfide-bond oxidoreductase: MSKAPYVPPKVWKHSAPSGGQFANINRPIAGPTHDKILPVGKHPLQLYSLATPNGVKVTILLEELLALGHTGAEYDAWLIRIGEGDQFSSGFVEINPNSKIPALLDRSVEPAIRVFESGSILLYLAEKFGAFLPTDLAGRTETLNWLFWQMGSAPYLGGGFGHFYAYAPEKLEYPIDRFTMEAKRQLDVLDRRLAESPYLAGESYTIADIAVWPWYGQLVRNNVYGAAEFLSAHEYTHVQRWAEGIAKRPAVIRGQRVNRTWGDEASQVPERHEAADLD; encoded by the coding sequence ATGAGCAAAGCGCCTTACGTACCACCCAAAGTCTGGAAACACAGCGCTCCGTCCGGCGGCCAGTTCGCCAACATCAATCGCCCGATTGCCGGACCGACCCATGACAAAATCCTGCCTGTCGGCAAGCATCCATTGCAGTTGTACTCGCTGGCCACGCCCAACGGCGTCAAGGTCACCATCCTGCTGGAAGAGTTGCTGGCCCTCGGGCACACAGGGGCCGAATACGATGCCTGGCTGATCCGCATCGGTGAAGGCGATCAGTTTTCCAGCGGCTTCGTTGAGATCAACCCGAACTCCAAGATTCCGGCACTGCTTGATCGAAGTGTCGAGCCGGCCATCCGGGTTTTCGAGTCGGGCTCAATCCTGCTTTACCTCGCCGAGAAATTTGGCGCCTTCCTGCCCACCGATCTCGCCGGCCGCACCGAAACCCTGAACTGGCTGTTCTGGCAGATGGGCTCGGCGCCCTATCTGGGCGGCGGCTTCGGGCACTTTTATGCCTATGCGCCGGAGAAACTCGAATACCCGATCGACCGTTTCACCATGGAAGCCAAACGTCAGCTGGATGTGCTCGACCGACGTCTTGCCGAGAGTCCTTACCTTGCCGGCGAGAGCTACACCATCGCCGATATCGCGGTCTGGCCGTGGTACGGGCAACTGGTGCGCAACAACGTGTACGGCGCGGCCGAATTCCTGTCGGCGCACGAATACACTCATGTGCAACGCTGGGCCGAGGGCATCGCCAAACGGCCTGCGGTCATTCGTGGGCAACGCGTCAATCGGACCTGGGGCGATGAGGCGAGCCAGGTGCCGGAGCGACATGAGGCTGCTGATCTAGACTGA